DNA from Desulfarculus baarsii DSM 2075:
CCCTCAAGACGGCTGGGCTGATCACGCTGATGGTCATGTGCGGCCTGCGCGCGCCCGTGGAGGCCGGCAGCCGGCTGCCGATTTTTCGCCAGGTGATGGCCGAGATCGGCGACGACCAGGATATCGACCGCGAGCTTTCGACCTTCAGCGCCCACGCCACGCGCCTGGCCTGGATGACCAGGCTGGCCGGCCGCGGTTCGCTGTGCCTGATCGACGAACTGGGCGCGGCCACCGACCCCGGCGAGGGCGCGGCCCTGGGCATGGCCGTGCTGGACTGGCTGCGCCAAAAGGGCGCGCTGGCCATGGTCACCACCCATTTTCATCGGCTCAAGGCCTACGCCGCCGCCGCCGAATGGACCGAAAACGCTTCGGTTTCGTTCAACCAAGCCACCGGCGTGCCGACTTATCAACTGCATTATGGCGCGCCGGGCTTCAGCGACGCCCTGGCCGTCAGCCGGCGTTTGGGCTTTCCGCCCGAGGTGCTGGCCCGGGCCGAGGCCAATCTGGATTCCGGCGAGCGCCAGACCGTGGCCTTGCTGCAAGAGGCCGAGAGCATCCGCCAGCAGGCCGCCGAGGAGCGCGCCAAGGCCGGCCGGGAGCGCCTGGCCGCCGAGGAGGAGCGCCAAAAGGCCCGCCTTTTGTTGCGCCAGGCCCGCGAGCAAAAGGCCGGGGCCCTGGCCGAAGGCAAACGCCGCGTGCGCGAGGTGGCCGCCAGGCTGGAAAAACGCCTGGAAGAGCTGCTGGGCCAGGCCGAGCAGGCCAAGGCCGCCGATCAGCCGGTCAAGCCGGGCAAGCTCAAACAAGAGGTTTATCAGGCGCGGCGCGAGGCGTTGGAAGAGGTGGAGCGGGTGACGGCCCCACCCAAGGCCGATGCGCCTCAAGCGCCCGTCGACGCCTTTGCCGCCCTCAAGGCCGGCGCGGCGGTGCGGGCCATCGCCCTCGATCAAAAGGGCGTGCTGCTGGAGGACGCGCGGCCCGGCGCCGAAACGGTGGCTGTCTCGGTGGGCGTCAGCGGCGTGCGGGTGATGATCCCGGTCAACCAACTCGAACCACTGGGCGGCGCGCGCGAGGACAATCGCCCCAAGCCTGGCGTGAGCGTGCAGGTGCAGGCGGCCAGCGGGCTGGATCTGAACCTGGTGGGCCTGCGGGTCGAGGAGGCCCTCGACAAGGTGGACAAAGCCGTGGACCAGGCCGTGGTGGCTGGCCGAAGCAGGCTGTGCGTGGTGCATGGGGTGGGCACTGGCCGGCTGCGCGCGGCGGTGCGCGAGTTTTTGCGGGGGCATCCCTTCGTGGCCGGGGTGCGCCAGGCCGAACCGCGTCAGGGCGGGGCCGGCGTCACCGTGGCCGAGCTGCGGGAGTAGGCCGCCGTGGCGCGCATCCCCGACGACGTCATCGATCAGGTGCGGCAGATGGCCGATATCGTCGAGGTGGTCGGCCGGCGGGTGATGCTGCGCCAGGCCGGGCGGACGTTCAAGGGCGTCTGCCCCTTTCACGGCGACAAGGATCCCAGCCTGGTGGTCAACCGCGAGCGGGGCACCTGGCACTGCTTCGGCTGCGGCGAGGGCGGCAACGTTTTTGGCTTTGTGATGAAAGATCAGGGCCTTAGCTTCCCGGAGGCCGTGCGCGAGTTGGCCCAGGGCCTGGGGATAATCATCCCCGAGCCGGACATGGACGAAAGCGCTCGCCGGGCCAGCGACGAAAAAGAGAAGTTGTTGCGGGTGCTGGAAGTTGCCGGTAAGTTTTTCGTGGAGCAACTGCACGGGCCGGCCGGCGCGGAGGCGCGGCGCTATCTGCGGGAAAAACGAGGCCTCGACCGTCGGACCATCGACGAATTCGGCCTGGGCTACGCCCTTGATTCGTGGG
Protein-coding regions in this window:
- a CDS encoding endonuclease MutS2, producing MRADEAARGLCCDEQTMAALELPELLAIVAGLTQSPLGATRARRLRPCNDLPTVARRLRRLSQLCDLLDQSGPPSLDGLADVGPLLARLGAEGAFLTCPELERVAQFLSSVSSAAAFLDPSESLFDELFRLRNSFMPMPDLAKRIRSVIGPGGSVASSASPELARVRREMGRARDSLRGQLNALFSQSGLGGVFSDQIVTQRADRFVVPVKVEMKSRLSGIIHDASGTGATCFVEPLEAVEGNNRLALLRRQEHEEELRVLRETALEISFNLGALHEAQDALAKLDCLLAQAVFCRRLDCAEPRLHAGDELELLKARHPLLAWRQAQGRGRVAPVGLSLGGACRTLIISGANAGGKTVALKTAGLITLMVMCGLRAPVEAGSRLPIFRQVMAEIGDDQDIDRELSTFSAHATRLAWMTRLAGRGSLCLIDELGAATDPGEGAALGMAVLDWLRQKGALAMVTTHFHRLKAYAAAAEWTENASVSFNQATGVPTYQLHYGAPGFSDALAVSRRLGFPPEVLARAEANLDSGERQTVALLQEAESIRQQAAEERAKAGRERLAAEEERQKARLLLRQAREQKAGALAEGKRRVREVAARLEKRLEELLGQAEQAKAADQPVKPGKLKQEVYQARREALEEVERVTAPPKADAPQAPVDAFAALKAGAAVRAIALDQKGVLLEDARPGAETVAVSVGVSGVRVMIPVNQLEPLGGAREDNRPKPGVSVQVQAASGLDLNLVGLRVEEALDKVDKAVDQAVVAGRSRLCVVHGVGTGRLRAAVREFLRGHPFVAGVRQAEPRQGGAGVTVAELRE